One Trichomycterus rosablanca isolate fTriRos1 chromosome 10, fTriRos1.hap1, whole genome shotgun sequence DNA window includes the following coding sequences:
- the csnk1e gene encoding casein kinase I, with amino-acid sequence MELRVGNKYRLGRKIGSGSFGDIYLGANITSGEEVAIKLESVKTKHPQLHIESKFYKMMQGGVGIPSIKWCGAEGDYNVMVMELLGPSLEDLFNFCSRKFSLKTVLLLADQMISRIEYIHSKNFIHRDIKPDNFLMGLGKKGNLVYIIDFGLAKKYRDARTHQHIPYRENKNLTGTARYASINTHLGIEQSRRDDLESLGYVLMYFNLGSLPWQGLKAATKRQKYERISEKKMSTPIEVLCKGYPSEFSTYMNFCRSLRFDDKPDYSYLRQLFRNLFHRQGFSYDYVFDWNMLKFGSSRTAEEKEKEQRGGEGEERDERTGGGPQGSAARAMPSGPNLPASNRVRNGPDPASSAPAPRVPQSGNASPRAGRGAERERRVCLRLHRGAPANASPDLPLRHDQIRITPPQVSVPFEHMGK; translated from the exons ATGGAGCTGCGTGTTGGGAATAAATACCGCCTTGGGCGGAAAATTGGAAGTGGATCTTTCGGGGACATCTATCTTG GTGCAAATATTACATCAGGAGAGGAGGTGGCCATTAAACTGGAGAGCGTAAAGACTAAGCATCCTCAGCTTCATATAGAGAGTAAATTCTACAAGATGATGCAGGGAGGAG TGGGAATTCCATCAATCAAGTGGTGTGGTGCTGAGGGTGACTACAACGTAATGGTGATGGAGCTACTTGGTCCAAGTCTGGAGGATCTGTTTAACTTCTGCTCAAGGAAATTCAGTCTGAAGACGGTGCTGCTCCTTGCGGACCAGATG ATCAGCCGCATTGAGTACATCCACTCCAAGAACTTCATTCACAGAGACATCAAGCCTGATAACTTCTTGATGGGACTCGGCAAGAAGGGCAACCTGGTCTACATCATAGACTTTGGCCTGGCCAAGAAGTACCGGGATGCCCGCAcacatcagcacattccctacCGGGAGAACAAGAACCTGACTGGCACTGCTCGATACGCCTCCATTAACACACATCTGGGCATTG AGCAGTCTCGGCGGGATGACCTGGAGTCTCTTGGCTATGTGCTCATGTACTTTAACCTGGGTTCGCTGCCTTGGCAGGGCCTGAAGGCTGCCACAAAACGACAAAAGTATGAGCGGATCAGTGAGAAAAAGATGTCAACTCCTATTGAGGTTCTTTGTAAGGGCTATCCAT CGGAATTCTCCACGTACATGAACTTCTGCCGCTCACTGCGATTTGATGACAAGCCCGATTACTCGTACCTGAGACAGCTGTTCAGAAATCTGTTTCACCGACAGGGCTTCTCTTATGACTATGTGTTTGACTGGAACATGTTGAAATTT GGATCGAGCAGGACAGCAGAGGAGAAAGAAAAGGAGCAAAGAGGAGGTGAGGGAGAAGAAAGAGATGAGAGGACCGGTGGAGGACCTCAGGGCTCCGCTGCACGTGCGATGCCCTCCGGCCCGAACCTTCCAGCTTCTAACAGAGTTCGAAATGGTCCAGACCCGGCCAGCTCGGcacctgctcctcgtgtcccaCAGTCCG GAAATGCATCTCCCAGAGCAGGACGCGGGGCTGAGCGGGAGAGAAGAGTGTGCCTGCGGCTCCACCGGGGGGCTCCTGCCAATGCCTCCCCCGATCTCCCACTGCGCCACGATCAGATCCGCATCACCCCCCCACAG GTCAGCGTGCCGTTTGAGCACATGGGGAAATGA
- the LOC134321401 gene encoding uncharacterized protein LOC134321401, producing MDRLWTLFQIRRRGSYSPAELETPNMNGAKENKKGKKTWKNIFQKHRKPKAGKEALEGQGPQQPEGDEGLELRLIYIPLDRPSDISLDKFWDDDHSSGDKKKGKKKWRNIFKKNHKPKAGKLPKKALEGQVPQQPEGDEGLEPSSSLDETRGNTYMVMPSKVLDSESDSPANISLDKPRDISLNEPGDDDLSPVHKEKEKKKWRNIFKRNRKPKAGKLPKEALDGQVPQHDETRGYAEMLLPVEELEVEPEAPVNTSLDETRGEAEMLLTVRELEAKPEDLVKINLDETRGEAEMLLPVRELEAEPEDLVKTNLDETRGEAEMLLPVRELEAEPEDLVKTNLDETRGDAEMLLPVRELEAEAEALKTLEKTSLLESEKSGDTEADLLSKDNDGRITGENGKRKKTRRGTRGRGRKINYKKKENNGSEMINKVNVEAKAEIEMKNVHPEQKVSTTVLKHDQPLDEDRMQLIGRGDPEDSMREEKITQGIQDRGRKIKRTESGAFYSKQEKAPRRPQKDQCVH from the exons ATGGATCGTCTGTGGACCTTGTTCCAGATACGCCGCCGGGGCTCTTACAGCCCCGCCGAGCTGGAGACGCCCAACATGAACGGGGCTAAAGAGAACAAAAAGGGGAAGAAAACGTGGAAGAATATCTTCCAGAAGCACCGTAAGCCTAAAGCAGGAAAGGAGGCTTTGGAGGGCCAAGGGCCCCAGCAGCCAGAAGGGGATGAGGGTCTGGAGCTACGTCTGATATACATCCCCCTGGATAGGCCCAGTGATATCAGCCTGGATAAATTCTGGGATGATGATCATTCTTCTGGAGACAAgaaaaagggaaagaaaaagTGGAGGAATATCTTCAAGAAGAACCACAAGCCCAAAGCAGGAAAGCTGCCGAAGAAGGCTTTGGAGGGCCAAGTGCCCCAACAGCCAGAAGGGGATGAGGGTCTGGAGCCAAGCTCCAGCCTGGATGAGACCAGGGGCAACACTTACATGGTCATGCCTAGCAAAGTGCTTGACTCTGAGTCCGATTCTCCAGCAAACATCAGCCTGGATAAGCCCAGGGACATCAGCCTGAATGAACCCGGGGATGATGATCTTTCTCCTGTACACaaggaaaaggaaaagaaaaagtggAGGAATATCTTTAAGAGGAACCGCAAGCCCAAAGCAGGAAAGCTGCCGAAGGAGGCTTTGGATGGCCAAGTGCCCCAGCATGATGAGACCAGGGGCTATGCTGAGATGCTCCTGCCTGTGGAGGAGCTCGAAGTTGAGCCTGAAGCCCCGGTTAACACCAGCCTGGATGAGACCAGGGGTGAAGCGGAGATGCTCTTGACTGTCAGAGAGCTCGAAGCTAAGCCTGAAGACCTGGTTAAAATCAACCTGGATGAGACCAGGGGTGAAGCGGAGATGCTCCTGCCAGTCAGAGAGCTCGAAGCTGAGCCTGAAGACCTGGTTAAAACCAACCTGGATGAGACCAGGGGTGAAGCGGAGATGCTCCTGCCAGTCAGAGAGCTCGAAGCTGAGCCTGAAGACCTGGTTAAAACCAACCTGGATGAGACCAGGGGTGATGCTGAGATGCTCCTGCCAGTCAGAGAGCTCGAGGCTGAGGCTGAAGCCCTAAAGACCCTGGAGAAGACCAGCCTGCTTGAGTCTGAGAAGAGTGGAGACACTGAAGCTGATTTACTCAGCAAAGATAATGATGGTCGTATCACCGGAGAAAACGGCAAGAGAAAAAAGACCAGGAGAGGAACCCGGGGACGCGGCCGGAAGATAAATTACAAAAAGAAGGAGAATAACG gATCTGAAATGATAAACAAGGTGAACGTGGAAGCAAAAGCTGAGATCGAGATGAAGAATGTCCACCCTGAACAGAAGGTCTCCACCACTGTGCTGAAACATGACCAACCTCTGGATGAGGACAGAATGCAGCTGATTGGTCGAGGTGACCCAGAGGACAGCATGCGAGAGGAGAAGATCACACAAGGCATTCAAGATCGCGGCCGCAAAATCAAAAGAACAGAATCAGGTGCTTTTTACAGTAAACAAGAAAAAGCTCCACGTCGACCTCAAAAAGATCAATGTGTGcactaa